A region of Thermococcus piezophilus DNA encodes the following proteins:
- a CDS encoding class I SAM-dependent methyltransferase yields MNLQVLLQELEQKFGKYTTIEYILPSIVFYSVAAEYLNSFSLDRTKVRVLDVGSSYGYGVYTMSKLCPSCILTGVDISKTAVSVATDVLKSENTSFEVVDMVDTKQVLQFIKKYGKFDAITCFEVFEHILPNKSRMLLKNLNLLLKDSGFLFISTPNQVVYDVFAFTKDHINEVTLDKFLDALREYFNILEVYGSDLHPKLMISLFWNLGLVARQKNKKVSMPRYKKFLRKLLRTIFEPSEFYLSILKQTNYSSYLLKKLDTYKLNQKPENSSLIFVIAKKK; encoded by the coding sequence ATGAATCTACAAGTTCTGCTCCAAGAACTAGAACAGAAATTTGGAAAATATACGACTATTGAATATATATTGCCTAGTATTGTGTTTTACTCAGTAGCAGCTGAGTATCTCAACTCTTTTTCTTTAGATAGAACTAAAGTTAGAGTATTGGATGTTGGAAGTTCTTATGGATATGGTGTCTACACCATGTCTAAATTATGTCCGAGCTGTATCCTCACTGGTGTAGATATCAGTAAAACAGCAGTTTCTGTGGCTACGGATGTCTTAAAATCAGAAAATACAAGCTTTGAGGTTGTGGATATGGTAGACACGAAACAAGTTTTGCAATTTATCAAAAAATACGGGAAATTTGACGCAATAACATGTTTTGAAGTTTTTGAACATATACTCCCAAATAAGTCCAGAATGCTGCTTAAAAATCTCAACCTCCTTCTTAAGGATTCAGGATTTCTTTTTATATCCACACCAAATCAGGTTGTGTACGATGTATTTGCCTTCACTAAAGACCATATTAACGAGGTTACATTAGATAAATTTCTTGATGCTCTCAGAGAGTATTTTAATATTCTTGAGGTGTATGGTTCCGATTTACATCCCAAATTGATGATTTCTCTATTTTGGAACCTTGGTCTTGTTGCGAGACAGAAGAACAAGAAAGTGTCGATGCCCAGATATAAGAAATTTTTAAGAAAATTATTACGCACAATATTTGAGCCCAGTGAGTTTTACCTCTCAATACTAAAACAAACTAATTACAGCAGTTATTTGTTGAAAAAATTAGACACATATAAGCTAAATCAAAAGCCTGAAAATTCGTCTTTAATATTTGTAATTGCTAAAAAGAAATAA
- the asnB gene encoding asparagine synthase (glutamine-hydrolyzing) codes for MCGINGFSWSDESLINKMNASIRHRGPDDEGVYVDDNVSLGHVRLAIIDLSPRGHQPMRYEKDGKEVWIVYNGEIYNFMELRKELKKKGYTFNSNTDTEVILAAYLEWGFDCVKKFNGMWAFAIYDKSRNILFLSRDRFGIKPLYYYYNGQNIIFSSEIKAILTHNIERKPNDAIVFDFLYYNLLDHTEDTFFDGIKKLMPGHNCVFDLESRNLRIWRYYDLKTRISTSKVIKDNIPERFREIFFKAVKRRLIADVPVGSCLSGGLDSSSIVCAMRHLNPESEIMTFSLVFPRSKFDESKYQSSVVQKCSVKRFTTTFTVDDIIRDIDDLIYIQEEPFPTLSIYGQYMVMKLAHEKGIKVLLDGQGSDEILAGYHYFFGYYFAELFRKLQWRELFREIIAYYTVHKSTSPLISMIFHLFPKFIKHLLWKRRFKYISESFVERYKHRNSKDLVWSIKTLREALILAETYYSLPHLLRFEDKNSMRWSIESRVPFCDYELVEYVLSLPSQEILKKGITKRVLREALKDILPEDIRNRISKIGFATPDKGLLRTERGYRFAKSIIESDRFKKRKYWKADVIKKMLEEHYRGKEDHSQELWKVIIFRTLAQGVV; via the coding sequence ATGTGTGGAATTAACGGATTTTCTTGGAGTGATGAGTCTCTTATTAATAAGATGAATGCCTCAATTCGTCATCGTGGACCTGATGATGAGGGTGTTTATGTGGATGATAATGTTAGCCTTGGTCATGTTAGGCTCGCCATTATTGATCTCTCACCAAGAGGCCATCAGCCTATGAGATATGAAAAAGATGGGAAAGAAGTGTGGATCGTTTACAATGGTGAGATCTATAATTTCATGGAGCTTCGTAAGGAACTGAAGAAAAAAGGTTACACCTTCAATTCAAATACTGATACAGAAGTTATTCTCGCCGCTTATCTGGAATGGGGTTTTGACTGTGTTAAAAAATTTAACGGTATGTGGGCCTTTGCAATCTACGATAAAAGTAGGAACATACTGTTCTTAAGCAGGGACAGGTTTGGAATAAAACCATTATATTACTATTATAATGGTCAGAATATAATCTTCAGCTCTGAAATTAAAGCCATATTGACCCACAACATTGAAAGGAAACCAAACGATGCGATTGTTTTTGATTTTCTATACTACAATCTGCTTGACCATACGGAGGATACTTTTTTTGATGGTATAAAAAAGTTGATGCCAGGTCATAATTGCGTATTTGATTTAGAATCGAGGAACCTGAGGATATGGCGCTATTACGACCTGAAGACGAGAATTTCCACGAGTAAAGTTATCAAAGACAATATTCCAGAGAGGTTTAGAGAAATATTCTTTAAGGCTGTAAAACGAAGACTTATAGCCGATGTCCCAGTTGGGTCTTGCCTCAGTGGAGGGCTCGATAGTTCGAGTATAGTATGTGCTATGAGACATTTAAATCCAGAATCTGAAATAATGACTTTTTCCCTGGTTTTTCCTCGATCAAAATTCGATGAGAGCAAATACCAAAGTAGTGTCGTTCAAAAGTGCTCGGTTAAAAGATTCACTACAACTTTTACAGTAGATGATATCATTAGGGATATTGATGACCTAATATACATTCAGGAAGAACCCTTCCCTACCCTCAGCATTTATGGACAATATATGGTAATGAAACTTGCACATGAAAAAGGTATAAAGGTTCTCCTTGATGGTCAGGGGAGTGATGAAATACTCGCTGGTTATCATTATTTCTTTGGTTATTATTTTGCAGAACTATTCAGGAAACTCCAGTGGAGAGAGTTATTCAGAGAAATAATTGCATATTACACTGTTCATAAATCAACTAGTCCCCTTATAAGCATGATTTTCCATCTTTTTCCTAAATTTATTAAACATCTACTGTGGAAAAGGAGATTTAAATATATTTCTGAGAGTTTTGTTGAAAGGTATAAACACAGAAACTCTAAAGATCTTGTGTGGAGCATTAAAACTCTAAGAGAGGCGTTAATACTTGCGGAGACATACTATTCCCTTCCCCACCTTCTAAGATTTGAGGATAAGAACTCTATGAGATGGAGTATAGAGAGTAGAGTCCCCTTCTGCGATTATGAGTTAGTTGAATACGTTCTTTCCCTTCCGTCTCAGGAAATACTAAAAAAAGGAATTACTAAGAGAGTCCTCAGAGAGGCCTTAAAAGATATACTACCGGAAGATATAAGAAATAGGATCAGTAAGATAGGATTTGCTACTCCTGACAAGGGCTTACTCCGAACAGAACGGGGTTATAGATTTGCCAAATCTATAATTGAATCTGATAGATTTAAAAAGCGAAAATATTGGAAAGCCGATGTAATAAAGAAAATGCTGGAGGAACATTATAGGGGAAAGGAAGATCATTCTCAAGAACTGTGGAAAGTTATAATCTTTAGAACTTTGGCTCAGGGGGTGGTTTGA
- a CDS encoding glycosyltransferase: MKVVMTVSNPFKPDPRVYKEARSLVKHGYEVTIIAWDREGKYSKEELFEGIKIKRIKLKSRYGNFLDFGLKLPLFYIKALVILLEEDFDVIHTHDFDTALLGLFMKILKGRRWIYDVHDLYFTYFSNKALRRIIKTFDILFAGYSDIVLVATQSLGKRYQGLREFYIENGIHSEKIVTIWNVPCLKEFLNYEKLDLKKSKKITIGFIGSIRTLTNFVSLFEAIKHDPHLYKVIFVGNGKYLKKLRKIVENNYSQLDVEFIGHISYRLIPNYYKLCDLILALYPPQENVSRAIAIKVFESAVLGIPCIVPAGTLMEDFVKEYRCGIAIKEEIENLRENIVKIKKIKFNPEIIRKRWNWQREERKLIKIYESIVRDTQKK, encoded by the coding sequence ATGAAAGTGGTGATGACAGTGAGCAATCCTTTCAAGCCCGATCCCAGAGTCTACAAAGAGGCCAGAAGCTTGGTTAAACATGGGTATGAAGTCACCATAATAGCGTGGGATAGGGAAGGAAAGTATTCCAAGGAGGAATTATTTGAAGGAATTAAAATAAAGAGGATCAAACTAAAATCAAGATATGGGAACTTTTTAGATTTTGGCCTTAAACTTCCACTGTTTTACATTAAGGCTTTAGTGATTCTCCTAGAGGAGGACTTTGACGTGATTCATACTCATGATTTTGACACCGCTCTTTTAGGGCTCTTTATGAAGATTCTAAAAGGAAGGAGATGGATATACGATGTACATGATCTGTACTTTACATATTTTTCAAATAAGGCACTTAGAAGGATTATAAAAACTTTTGATATTTTGTTTGCTGGATATTCTGATATTGTCTTGGTAGCAACTCAATCCTTAGGAAAGCGATATCAAGGACTTAGAGAATTTTATATCGAGAATGGTATTCACTCTGAAAAAATAGTGACAATCTGGAACGTTCCCTGTCTTAAAGAATTCCTTAACTATGAGAAATTAGATCTCAAAAAATCCAAAAAAATTACAATAGGATTTATTGGATCCATTAGAACACTCACAAATTTTGTCTCACTGTTTGAAGCTATCAAACATGATCCACACTTGTATAAGGTTATTTTTGTAGGTAATGGTAAATATTTAAAAAAACTAAGAAAGATTGTTGAAAATAACTACTCCCAGCTCGACGTAGAGTTTATCGGCCATATTAGTTATAGGTTGATACCAAACTATTACAAACTCTGCGACCTTATACTTGCACTGTATCCCCCGCAAGAAAATGTAAGCAGGGCAATAGCAATAAAGGTTTTTGAATCCGCAGTTTTGGGTATACCTTGCATAGTACCTGCTGGAACCTTGATGGAAGATTTTGTAAAAGAATATCGATGTGGGATAGCCATCAAAGAAGAAATTGAGAATCTTAGAGAGAACATAGTCAAAATCAAAAAAATTAAGTTCAATCCAGAGATCATTCGGAAAAGATGGAACTGGCAAAGAGAAGAGAGGAAACTTATAAAAATATACGAATCAATTGTTAGGGATACGCAAAAGAAGTGA
- a CDS encoding ribbon-helix-helix domain-containing protein: MADEKKYTTVSIPKPLYDKIKKRIEGTGFTSVSDYVTYVLREVLASLEEEEKEEVFTEEEEEKVKERLRALGYLD; this comes from the coding sequence ATGGCTGACGAAAAGAAGTACACAACCGTTTCCATACCAAAACCCCTCTACGACAAGATTAAGAAGAGGATAGAGGGCACTGGATTCACTTCCGTCTCAGACTACGTTACCTACGTCCTCCGCGAGGTTCTTGCGAGCCTCGAAGAGGAGGAGAAAGAGGAAGTCTTCACCGAAGAGGAAGAGGAAAAGGTCAAGGAGCGCCTCAGGGCCCTTGGCTACCTCGACTGA
- a CDS encoding UDP-N-acetylglucosamine 2-epimerase yields the protein MTLRDRTEWVETIEDGWNVLVGANKEKILKAIKELNQTEKHAHTNSATERQEKG from the coding sequence ATTACATTAAGAGATAGGACGGAGTGGGTTGAGACGATTGAAGACGGCTGGAACGTCCTGGTCGGAGCCAACAAAGAAAAAATATTAAAAGCCATTAAAGAATTAAATCAAACGGAGAAACATGCTCATACAAATTCGGCAACGGAAAGGCAAGAAAAAGGATAG
- a CDS encoding alkaline phosphatase family protein — MSFDEKVKRGLENVKKVFVIGLDSAPPELLFSRFLDDQPNIKWLVERSIYGPMQSTIPAITIPAWMVMATGKTPGELGLYGFRHRKKGTYNDIWIAHSLMVKEKAVWHHIAEKGKKSVLVGIPPSYPPKPINGWLVSCFITPDASVDYTYPKELKGEIESLVGEYIFDVVFRKENRDEVKEQLWEMTEKRFEVIRYLIEEKNWDYFQFVEIGLDRVHHAFWKYFDENHHLYPGDDNPYRNVIPDYYKLLDKEIGKTLKLLDLDETAVLIVSDHGIKAMKGAFAINQWLIEEGLLKIKNPEILKEGRQVRFNELKVDWSKTTAWAWGGYYSRIFLNVKGREPQGIIPPEKFHQVRDDVAELIKNIRGPNGEKWNTKVFYPEDIYPTAKGDKPDMMVYLDDLNWRAAGTLGYKTPYLLENDLGPDDAVHAEYGVFSLYLPGMDESKQTQLTIYDFAPTVLRLFGMIKLLNGKSIV, encoded by the coding sequence ATGAGCTTTGATGAGAAGGTTAAGAGAGGGTTGGAGAACGTTAAGAAGGTCTTTGTCATTGGCCTCGACTCCGCTCCACCCGAGCTTTTGTTCAGTCGCTTTTTGGATGACCAGCCAAACATAAAGTGGCTCGTAGAGCGCTCCATTTATGGTCCAATGCAGAGCACCATTCCAGCCATTACCATTCCAGCCTGGATGGTGATGGCGACTGGAAAAACGCCAGGAGAGCTGGGTCTGTACGGCTTCAGGCACAGGAAGAAGGGCACCTACAATGACATCTGGATTGCTCACAGCCTTATGGTAAAAGAGAAGGCTGTGTGGCATCACATAGCCGAGAAGGGCAAGAAGTCGGTTCTCGTTGGAATTCCACCGAGCTACCCGCCAAAGCCGATAAACGGCTGGCTCGTGTCGTGTTTCATAACCCCCGACGCGAGCGTAGACTACACCTATCCAAAGGAGCTCAAGGGCGAGATTGAGAGTCTCGTCGGTGAATACATCTTCGACGTTGTCTTCAGAAAGGAGAACCGCGACGAAGTCAAAGAGCAACTCTGGGAGATGACAGAGAAGAGGTTCGAAGTGATAAGGTACCTAATCGAGGAGAAGAATTGGGACTACTTCCAGTTCGTGGAGATAGGCCTCGACAGGGTTCACCATGCATTCTGGAAGTACTTCGACGAGAATCACCACCTTTATCCTGGCGACGACAACCCCTACCGGAACGTCATCCCCGATTACTATAAGCTCCTAGATAAAGAGATAGGCAAGACCCTGAAGCTCCTCGACCTCGACGAGACGGCTGTGCTCATAGTTTCAGACCACGGAATAAAGGCCATGAAGGGAGCTTTCGCCATAAACCAGTGGCTCATCGAGGAGGGCCTTCTCAAGATCAAGAACCCTGAGATACTGAAAGAAGGCAGACAGGTTAGATTCAACGAGCTCAAGGTTGACTGGAGCAAAACTACGGCCTGGGCCTGGGGCGGCTACTACTCGAGGATCTTTCTCAACGTGAAGGGAAGGGAGCCCCAGGGAATAATCCCGCCCGAAAAGTTCCACCAGGTTAGAGACGATGTCGCGGAGCTTATAAAGAACATACGCGGCCCGAACGGCGAGAAGTGGAACACCAAGGTGTTCTATCCAGAGGACATCTATCCCACCGCCAAGGGAGACAAGCCGGACATGATGGTTTATCTGGATGACTTGAACTGGAGAGCAGCGGGAACCCTTGGATACAAGACACCATACCTCCTCGAGAACGACTTGGGCCCAGACGATGCAGTTCACGCAGAATACGGCGTGTTCTCGCTGTATCTCCCAGGCATGGACGAGTCGAAACAGACCCAGCTCACAATCTACGACTTTGCCCCAACCGTGCTCAGGCTCTTCGGGATGATAAAGTTGCTCAACGGAAAGAGCATCGTTTGA
- a CDS encoding DHH family phosphoesterase yields the protein MHLIVHHWDTDGITSAALLVRALCLEDFTNMTAQIGEFRFDERIRKAIEGAEKLYVMDFNVPGEVENVDIETLFIDHHTQPRIRNPKVKQINPSLDGEYYPSASLVVSEYFGLWNAWSALGVVGDIGERAFEVPRVNELLDREGLSREEALRLVELMDSNYIAVDREAVEDAVAVLLSQETKELLEYEPWVKRADEIRRIIEEALSSVAERNGFAIVEFESPFNIISKVARRLVWEMGFRGAVVVNKNFHGKAQLYFRVSKEEAERINMAEVIERLRILGTNTGGKREVLGCVCNRKKVEEAFKIVEKYLG from the coding sequence GTGCATCTAATAGTTCATCACTGGGACACGGACGGAATAACTTCAGCGGCTTTGCTCGTCAGAGCACTCTGTTTAGAAGACTTCACAAATATGACAGCACAAATAGGCGAGTTCCGCTTCGATGAGAGGATCCGGAAAGCAATAGAAGGGGCTGAAAAGCTCTACGTGATGGACTTCAACGTTCCGGGTGAGGTGGAGAATGTAGATATCGAAACACTCTTCATAGACCATCACACGCAGCCGAGGATAAGGAACCCAAAGGTCAAACAGATTAACCCCTCACTCGACGGTGAATATTATCCATCGGCCTCGCTGGTAGTTTCCGAGTACTTCGGCCTCTGGAACGCCTGGAGCGCCCTTGGCGTAGTCGGCGACATCGGGGAGAGGGCTTTTGAGGTTCCTCGCGTTAATGAGCTCCTCGATAGGGAAGGCCTATCAAGGGAGGAGGCTTTAAGGCTCGTCGAGCTGATGGACTCGAACTACATAGCCGTGGACAGAGAAGCCGTTGAAGATGCCGTTGCAGTTCTGCTCAGTCAAGAAACTAAAGAGCTCCTTGAATATGAGCCGTGGGTGAAGCGAGCAGATGAGATAAGACGCATAATAGAGGAAGCCCTCTCAAGCGTGGCTGAGAGGAATGGCTTCGCGATAGTCGAGTTCGAGAGTCCGTTCAACATAATCTCCAAGGTTGCAAGGAGGCTCGTCTGGGAAATGGGCTTTAGAGGTGCCGTCGTTGTCAATAAAAACTTCCACGGAAAGGCTCAGCTCTACTTCAGGGTCTCGAAGGAGGAAGCCGAAAGGATAAACATGGCAGAGGTCATTGAGAGGCTCCGCATCCTCGGAACAAACACAGGCGGCAAGAGGGAAGTTTTGGGATGCGTCTGTAATAGGAAGAAGGTTGAGGAGGCATTCAAGATTGTTGAGAAATACCTGGGGTGA
- the sat gene encoding sulfate adenylyltransferase: MVSKPHGGKLVRRLVAERTRERILSEQKEYPSVKIDHGRAIDLENIAHGVYSPLKGFLTSDDFQSVLNHMRLSDDTPWTIPIVIDIVEKTFDVGDAVLLYYEDIPIARMHVEEIYTYDKKEFAQKVFKTTDPNHPGVAKVYSLGKYLVGGEIELLNEVPNPFAKYTLRPVETRILFKERGWRTIVAFQTRNAPHVGHEYVQKAALTFVDGIFINPVLGKKKKGDYKDDVIIKAYETLFEHYYPKNAATLATVRYEMRYAGPREAIHHAIMRKNFGATHFIVGRDHAGVSDYYGPYEAWDMFENFPDLGITPMFIREAFYCRKCGGMVNAKICPHPKEFHVHISGTKLRKMIMAGEQPPEYMMRPEVYKVIRSFEKPFVE, from the coding sequence ATGGTCTCGAAGCCCCATGGAGGCAAGTTAGTTAGAAGGCTCGTCGCAGAGAGAACCCGCGAGAGAATTCTGAGCGAGCAGAAGGAGTATCCCTCCGTTAAGATCGACCACGGAAGGGCGATAGACCTCGAGAACATCGCCCATGGTGTCTATTCTCCCCTGAAAGGCTTTCTCACAAGTGATGATTTCCAAAGTGTACTCAACCACATGCGTCTGAGCGATGATACCCCCTGGACTATTCCGATAGTGATCGACATTGTGGAAAAGACCTTTGATGTGGGAGACGCGGTTCTGCTCTACTACGAGGATATACCCATTGCAAGGATGCACGTTGAGGAGATATATACCTATGATAAGAAAGAGTTCGCCCAGAAAGTCTTCAAAACCACTGATCCAAATCATCCGGGCGTTGCCAAGGTTTATTCCCTAGGTAAATACCTAGTCGGCGGCGAGATTGAGCTCCTCAATGAAGTTCCAAATCCCTTCGCCAAATACACCCTCAGACCCGTCGAGACGAGGATCCTCTTCAAGGAGCGCGGCTGGAGGACCATCGTTGCCTTCCAGACGAGGAACGCCCCCCACGTCGGGCACGAGTACGTCCAGAAGGCGGCGCTAACCTTTGTAGACGGCATCTTCATCAACCCCGTCCTCGGTAAAAAGAAGAAGGGCGATTATAAAGATGATGTCATAATCAAGGCCTACGAGACGCTATTTGAGCACTACTACCCAAAGAACGCCGCGACCTTAGCGACCGTCCGCTATGAAATGAGGTATGCTGGCCCGAGGGAAGCCATCCACCACGCCATCATGAGGAAGAACTTTGGAGCAACGCACTTCATCGTGGGAAGAGACCACGCTGGAGTCAGCGACTACTACGGGCCCTACGAGGCCTGGGATATGTTCGAGAACTTCCCTGACCTCGGCATAACACCGATGTTCATCAGAGAGGCCTTCTACTGCAGGAAGTGCGGCGGCATGGTCAACGCCAAGATATGCCCTCATCCAAAGGAGTTCCACGTCCACATAAGCGGCACCAAGCTCAGGAAGATGATAATGGCCGGCGAGCAGCCGCCGGAATACATGATGAGGCCCGAGGTTTACAAAGTCATAAGGAGCTTTGAGAAGCCCTTCGTGGAGTGA
- a CDS encoding glycosyltransferase, translating into MVENDRFPFVTVIIPAYNEERYIAKCLEEWVNQNYPKDRYEILVYDGMSTDRTAKIVKNFEEHYSRLVYYKLNPKRKQVFAFNMGIREARGEFFIIFGAHAYPERDFLKKSVETFLEVKKSEPKLAGVGGKIIKLFENRLAKLVALIYSSPLSGASTFWYEEGPHFAKTIAFALYDKKIVEEIGGFDEDMLTGNDFEFNLRINKQGYKLFFNPEIKSYYYARSTWKGFLKQTFNYGAVKAVAIKKGYFSPMWLFPLAFLGFEISMIVLRSLIWIFMLYWLALLEEAIRLGVKMRNWNAVIMPLMMFIFHNLISIGFVSGLVLGKKSFR; encoded by the coding sequence ATGGTTGAAAACGATAGGTTTCCCTTTGTCACTGTAATCATCCCAGCATATAATGAAGAGAGATACATAGCTAAATGTCTAGAGGAGTGGGTTAATCAGAACTATCCAAAGGATCGCTATGAGATACTGGTCTATGATGGGATGAGCACGGATAGAACAGCGAAGATAGTGAAGAATTTTGAAGAGCATTATTCTAGACTTGTGTACTATAAACTTAATCCAAAGCGAAAGCAGGTGTTTGCTTTTAACATGGGAATACGGGAAGCGAGAGGGGAGTTTTTTATAATCTTTGGTGCACATGCATACCCTGAGAGGGATTTTTTGAAAAAGAGTGTTGAAACATTCTTGGAAGTTAAAAAAAGTGAACCTAAGCTGGCTGGAGTTGGAGGGAAGATAATAAAGCTCTTTGAGAATCGTTTGGCAAAACTTGTGGCATTAATCTATTCCTCTCCTCTTTCTGGAGCAAGTACATTTTGGTATGAGGAGGGGCCCCACTTTGCTAAAACCATTGCGTTTGCGTTGTATGATAAAAAGATAGTAGAAGAGATTGGGGGGTTTGATGAAGATATGCTCACCGGAAACGACTTTGAGTTCAACCTTAGGATAAACAAGCAGGGATATAAGTTGTTCTTTAATCCAGAAATCAAGAGCTACTATTATGCTAGATCTACATGGAAGGGCTTCTTAAAGCAGACGTTCAACTACGGGGCCGTTAAAGCTGTGGCTATCAAAAAGGGTTATTTCTCACCAATGTGGCTGTTTCCTCTAGCGTTTTTGGGCTTTGAGATAAGTATGATTGTCTTGCGTTCCTTAATTTGGATTTTTATGCTTTATTGGCTAGCTCTCTTGGAGGAAGCTATAAGGTTAGGAGTTAAAATGAGAAATTGGAATGCTGTTATCATGCCGCTCATGATGTTCATTTTTCACAATCTAATCTCAATTGGTTTTGTTTCTGGGCTGGTACTTGGAAAGAAATCATTTCGGTGA
- a CDS encoding glycosyltransferase, translating into MERRVLMILNNGYINDPRVTAEAESLVRHGYKVRVIAWDRKRQYSSHDIINGVEVIRIRIPYLLDKILPFEILKLPIWQTLAYKKALDIYKNWKFKIIHVHDCPDLLIGVKLKQKIKGILIYDSHEVWNYMVFTNKFPEFIGEVLWRERSMLKSVDVLITVGRGYKKYFLRYVDDVKIIMNAKHPVSSWKRPKIFPLVIVYIGGFNNFRCIKELARSLCKIKYPVVAIIAGPEYADYKVLFERTKECGVKYIGYVPKSQVISLTLNSSVVYYVFNPKSPLYQIGMPNKLFEAITTGRASIAGKNTDSGRFVEEYKIGIVVTCAEEEIKRALEYLIENPKYIVKFGKRAYSIGRKYNWELEEQKLLKIYDLLNTRANNINGDSR; encoded by the coding sequence ATGGAACGAAGAGTACTTATGATACTTAACAATGGATATATCAATGATCCCAGAGTTACCGCCGAAGCCGAGAGTTTAGTCAGGCATGGTTACAAAGTTAGGGTCATAGCATGGGATAGGAAAAGGCAGTATTCCTCTCATGATATTATCAATGGGGTTGAGGTAATTCGAATTAGAATACCCTATCTTTTGGATAAAATTCTGCCTTTTGAAATACTGAAGTTACCAATATGGCAGACATTGGCATATAAAAAGGCGCTTGATATATACAAAAACTGGAAATTTAAAATTATCCATGTCCATGACTGCCCCGATCTCCTAATAGGTGTTAAACTGAAACAGAAAATCAAAGGGATTTTAATTTATGATTCCCATGAGGTGTGGAATTACATGGTTTTCACCAACAAATTTCCAGAATTTATAGGAGAAGTGTTGTGGAGAGAAAGAAGCATGTTAAAAAGTGTAGATGTTCTTATAACCGTAGGTAGAGGTTATAAAAAATACTTTCTCAGATATGTAGATGATGTTAAAATCATTATGAATGCCAAACATCCAGTGAGTTCGTGGAAACGTCCTAAAATCTTTCCCCTAGTTATTGTATATATTGGAGGTTTTAATAATTTCAGATGTATAAAAGAACTGGCGAGATCCTTATGTAAAATTAAATATCCTGTAGTTGCGATTATTGCAGGGCCTGAATATGCAGATTACAAAGTACTCTTTGAGCGGACTAAGGAATGTGGAGTAAAGTATATCGGGTATGTCCCAAAGTCCCAAGTCATTTCTTTAACCCTAAATTCCAGCGTGGTTTATTACGTGTTTAATCCCAAATCCCCATTATACCAGATAGGTATGCCCAATAAACTGTTTGAAGCAATAACAACTGGAAGAGCATCTATCGCTGGAAAGAACACAGATAGTGGGAGATTTGTTGAAGAGTACAAAATTGGAATTGTTGTTACATGTGCTGAAGAAGAGATAAAAAGGGCTTTAGAGTACCTCATTGAGAATCCGAAGTATATAGTAAAATTTGGAAAAAGAGCTTATTCAATTGGAAGAAAGTATAATTGGGAGTTAGAGGAACAAAAGCTCCTAAAAATCTATGATTTATTAAACACTAGAGCCAATAACATTAATGGTGATTCAAGATGA
- the cysC gene encoding adenylyl-sulfate kinase, translating to MEQRNLEKGFTVWLTGPSGAGKTTLAVKLAKKLREMGYRVEILDGDTIRKTLYPELGFSKEAREMHNRIVIHMAKLLSKNGVIAIVSLISPYRAVREYARKEIGDFIEVYVYAPLEVRIQRDPKGLYKKAMRGEIKGLTGYDGVYEEPENPEVKVDSSKMTPEEEAELVIQKAKELGYLP from the coding sequence ATGGAGCAGAGAAACCTTGAGAAGGGCTTTACGGTGTGGCTTACAGGGCCGAGCGGTGCCGGAAAGACTACTCTAGCTGTCAAACTTGCCAAGAAACTCAGAGAAATGGGCTACCGCGTGGAGATACTCGACGGCGATACGATAAGGAAGACGCTCTATCCTGAGCTCGGCTTTTCTAAGGAAGCGAGGGAAATGCATAACAGAATCGTCATCCATATGGCCAAACTCCTCAGCAAGAACGGGGTTATAGCCATAGTCTCGCTGATTTCCCCCTACAGGGCAGTCAGGGAGTACGCTAGGAAAGAAATAGGGGACTTCATCGAGGTCTACGTCTACGCCCCCCTCGAAGTGAGGATTCAGCGCGACCCGAAGGGGCTCTACAAGAAGGCCATGCGCGGAGAGATAAAGGGCCTCACCGGCTACGATGGCGTTTACGAAGAGCCAGAAAATCCGGAGGTTAAAGTGGACAGCTCGAAGATGACGCCTGAGGAAGAAGCTGAACTCGTCATTCAGAAAGCCAAGGAGCTTGGGTACCTACCGTAA